A single window of Candoia aspera isolate rCanAsp1 chromosome 3, rCanAsp1.hap2, whole genome shotgun sequence DNA harbors:
- the TBC1D7 gene encoding TBC1 domain family member 7: MAEDPQRNFRSVYYEKVGFRGVEEKKSLEILLKDDRLDIEKLCTFSQRFPLPSMYRTLVWKVLLGILPPHHECHAFVMKYRKEQYGDVYRALQVIRFITDSTPQVEVFLRIYQLESGKLPQKPSFPLESEDEIFLAIAKAMEEMVEDNVDCYWLVSSFVNQLNNKYKESLPQLPKLLEQILSLEDSRLLAHLKLCSAMGQLPYNLWFRKCFAGCLPESSLQRVWDKVISGSCKILVFVAVEILLTFKMKLMALSSAEKIEQFLENIPQDNTDAIVSKAIELWHKHCGTPAHSV, translated from the exons ATGGCTGAGGATCCTCAGAGAAATTTCCGATCCGTGTACTATGAAAAAGTAGGATTTCGTGGTGTTGAAGAAAAGAAGTCGTTAGAAATTCTTTTGAAAGATGATCGGTTGG ATATTGAGAAGCTTTGCACATTTAGTCAAAGGTTTCCTCTCCCATCCATGTACCGGACCTTGGTGTGGAAGGTGCTTCTAG GAATTCTCCCACCTCACCATGAATGTCATGCGTTTGTGATGAAATATAGAAAGGAACAGTATGGGGATGTGTACCGTGCTCTTCAAGTAATTCGCTTTATCACAGATTCTACTCCACAGGTTGAAGTGTTCCTTCGGATATATCAGTTGGAGTCAGGAAAGCTACCTCAAAAGCCATCTTTTCCATTG GAATCTGAAGATGAGATATTCCTTGCTATTGCTAAAGCGATGGAAGAAATGGTGGAAGATAATGTTGACTGCTACTGGCTAGTCAGTAGTTTTGTGAACCAGTTAAACAATAAATACAAGGAGTCATTACCACAGTTG CCAAAACTTCTGGAACAAATCCTGAGCCTTGAGGACAGCCGACTTCTAGCACATCTGAAACTGTGTTCAGCAATGGGCCAGCTTCCTTATAATCTTTGGTTTAGAAAGTGTTTTGCTGGATGCCTACCTGAATCTAGTTTACAAAG GGTTTGGGACAAAGTTATTAGTGGTTCTTGCAAAATCCTTGTCTTTGTGGCTGTTGAGAtcttattaacctttaaaatgaAGTTGATGGCCTTGAGTAGTGCAGAAAAGATTGAACAGTTTTTGGAAAAT ATACCTCAAGATAACACTGATGCAATTGTGAGCAAAGCTATTGAACTGTGGCACAAACATTGTGGGACCCCTGCTCATTCAGTTTGA